The following are encoded together in the Coregonus clupeaformis isolate EN_2021a chromosome 24, ASM2061545v1, whole genome shotgun sequence genome:
- the LOC121538174 gene encoding microtubule-associated protein RP/EB family member 1-like, with amino-acid sequence MAVNVYSTSVCSDNLSRHDMLAWINESLQINLTKIELLCSGAAYCQFMDMLFPGCVPLKKVKFAAKLEHEFIHNYKILQAGFKRMGVDKIIPVDKLIKGKFQDNFEFVQWFKKFFDANYDGKEYDPVEARQGQDTMPCPAMSALNKPKKILNAAPQRAAVAKVAPKMAPSSARRPGAGGSDEERAELIQEVNILKSTIQDMEKERDFYFGKLRNIELICQEKEGEGDPTLQRIVDILYATDEGFVIPDAESEDHEEF; translated from the exons ATGGCTGTGAACGTTTACTCAACCTCAGTGTGCAGCGACAACTTGAGTCGTCATGACATGCTTGCATGGATTAACGAATCATTACAGATCAACCTTACCAAGATAGAGCTGTTATGTTCAG GTGCGGCCTACTGCCAGTTCATGGACATGCTTTTTCCCGGCTGTGTGCCTTTGAAGAAAGTCAAATTTGCTGCAAAACTGGAGCACGAATTCATTCACAACTACAAGATCTTGCAAGCTGGCTTCAAAAGAATGGGTGTCGACAAA ATCATCCCTGTTGACAAGTTGATAAAAGGCAAGTTTCAGGACAACTTTGAGTTTGTGCAGTGGTTCAAGAAGTTCTTTGATGCCAACTATGATGGGAAGGAGTACGACCCTGTGGAGGCTCGCCAGGGCCAAGACACCATGCCCTGCCCTGCAATGTCTGCCCTCAACAAACCCAAGAAGATCCTCAATGCTG CACCCCAGCGGGCAGCAGTTGCCAAGGTAGCACCCAAAATGGCGCCCAGCTCGGCACGGAGACCAGGGGCTGGCGGAAGTGACGAGGAGCGGGCAGAACTAATCCAGGAG GTGAATATACTGAAGTCCACCATCCAggacatggagaaggagagggactTCTATTTTGGCAAACTGAGGAACATTGAGCTCATCTGccaagagaaggaaggagagggcgACCCCACACTGCAGAGGATTGTGGATATACTCTACGCCACCGAC GAGGGGTTCGTCATACCAGACGCTGAGTCAGAGGACCACGAGGAATTCTAA